The genomic window TGATGCAATTAATGAATATAATTCAAAACCATTTCAAAAAATAGAATTACGACTTTTAAGGGGAGACTGTGTGTTACATGACAGATTTATTATTTCCGATTTGAATGTTTGGTATTTAGGGACTTCATTAAACGAGTTTGGAAAAAGAGCTACGACTATTGCAAAAGTTCCAAAGTCATCAGACACACAAATTATTAAGGAAATTGAAAAATGGTTTCTTAACAATAAATATTCAGTTTCTATTGAAGATTATATTAGTATTTTAAAAGATGAGTAACATTTTTCCAACAGATACAGTTAATTCTTCATTAAGAATGCATAATAAAGGTAATTATTGGTTCTTTTATAGGGAAACATTTCCTCATGATTTCCCTTTGATGTATAACGAATTAATTAAGAATGCGTCTAATTATATAGAAATATTTGACCCTTATTTTAATTTATCTGTAAATGACCAAGATGTCTTTAATGATATTCAGGATGATTTAACCATAAAATTATTAACTCTTAAAGGACTAACAGGAAGTACTTATTTACCTGATGTTTTAGATGCTATGAAGATAAAAATATCTTCTTCAAAGGATGTGAGATTTGGGATGAGAGTTATCAATAAAGGTGATATGAATGAAAAGGAAAAATACTCTTTTCACGATAGGTTTTTGATAATTGACCAAACAAATGTTTACCTAATTGGCAGTTCAATTGGACACCATTTAAGTCCTAAACAATCAACAGGAATTTATAAAGTTGATAATACCGATACAAAAGAATTCATAAAAGAAATATTTGATGAATATTGGAAAAAAGCAATGAATAACGAAATACCAATACAGTTTTTATAAAAAGAGAAGGCATGGGCGATAAGAATATATACATTAGAGATTATTATTTTCTTCAACGAGAGAAGGAAGAAAAAGATTTTGTTGAATTTTTAAATTCCAATACAGATTTATTTAAGTTAGCAAATCCATATATCATACAAATCAAAGATTTTCTTTTTGAGAAAATTAAAAATAAACAACCTACAATAAATATTGAAATTTCTGATGATAAAGATGTTGCGTTTTTAATGCAAATTAAGCAGAATAAAGCTGTAAAAACCATTGATAATAATAAAATTAAAGAGCATTTATTTTCACTTACAACACAAAAATTAATAAATAGGTTGTTTAAAAAAGATGGCTTTAATGATGAAAAATTTATCGTTCAAAATCATATACATAATTGGTTTGAATTGCTTTTAGCTAAATCAATAATTTCTGATGAACGTTTCTCAACGTATAACATATTGAAAAATGTAATTAGGCAAGCAGAAATGTTGCATAATTTTTACAATTATCTAATTGAGAATATTCCAATTAAGTGGATTAATAATGACAACCAAAATTGGATTGATGTCGATTTCAATAATCTATCAGAAGCAATTGACCCAATTATACGTTTTAATGATTTCTTTATACAATATGAAGAAGCATTAAATAAATATGAAAATTTATCGCCTTTTAGTTATATTAATAAGACAACTGAAAACTCTGAATATACAATGTTTTCAGAAGAATATAGATTTAGAAGTAATGTCTTATATAAGAAAGACCTACCAAAATGGATTAAATTTTGGGATAATCTAAAACTTCCAATATTACAAGATATTCCATTTTACTTTAAGACACCTCATGAGATTTTAATAATTACAGATGCAGTTATTAAGAATAAAGAAATATTAAAATCAAACATTTCTCATTTAGCCTGTATATTAGCAAAAACCTTTTTTGATAATACTTTAAAAATAACAGAAAATTTAATTTTCTATACAGATATTGAAAGGATAAAGTCTATTTCTAAATTTCAATATAACAAAGAATTAATAATAAAAGGGAAAGAATTAGCTATTAATTGGAACAATGAAAAAGTAAAACTATATAGTAGTTTTATGAGTAAGATAATAGACTTATTGAACTTTGAAGATATTGAAGAATGGGTTTTTAGTTATAAATATAGAACAACGCCTCAAAATGAATATACAGAAAGGTATAATTCAGAAATAGATATACTTATTTCTTCATTTTCAAAAATTGTAGGTAATAATATTGAAATTAGAAGAAATTTCAACTTACAAAAATTTAATTTTTATGCAAATGTATTACGTAATACTAAAACTCATATTGAAGCAGAAGACCTACTAAATGAATTACTTTATTTTATAGACAACAATGATTTCTATTGGGATAATTCATTTGTAGAACCATATTGGAAAACCTTTAAAAATATTGGTTATTTATTAAGTATTATTGAGAATTCAACAGAATTTGCAATTAGTAGTATGTTAAATAAAGTAAAAGTATTTTATGAAGGCTGGAATATTAACAGTGTAGATTATAAAATAACCAAAAAAGAGATTTTTGTATTAAATGGACTTTTAATGCTTTTTGAGCATCCCGATGTATTTAAAAATAAAACACAAAAAAAAGAGTATTTTAAATTATTATTAAAACATATTGTAACTCAATACCGATTTTCAGGTTTTAATAATTCTGATTATATAATAAATATTGAGCTAATTTCATTAATTGTCAATCAAATATATAATGAAAAGAAACAATATTTTGAAAAAGAAATAATTGACAACATTGATAATATCGAAGATGTATTAAAAATATTTGGAGTTGATAAATATAAATTAGAAAAAAAATCATTAGAAAAACTAAAACCACGTATTGACAAAGAATTACTGATTTATAAAAGAAAAATAGACAGAAGAAATAATAAACAAGAAATTGAAAATATAGATATAATAACAGAAAAAATGGGATTAAAATAAAACACGACTGCAGAATAATGTATATAAGTCATTGAGCAGACGGTGATTAAATTGAATATTATGAATATAAATAAACAGAGTAGTAAATTGAAAGGTTTGTGCTATAAAATGCCCAATGCCTTATATACTTATCGTTAAAATCTCATCTTCTTCAACCTGTCCATCTCTCGTTTATCATCTTTTTGTTTTAAGTCTTCTCTTTTATCATGATATTTTTTACCTCTTGCTATGGCAAATTCTAATTTGGCTAAACCTTTGTCATTGATAAACAGTCGGGTAGGCACAATGGTTAACGAACTTGCAATTACTTTTTTTGCTATTTTATCAATTTCTTTTCTGTTTAAAAGAAGTTTTCTGTTTCGTTTAGGTTCATGGTTTGAACAAGTTCCGTGAGAATATTCTGAAATATGCATTTTTACCCAAAGTTCAAAAACATTCGGTCTGTTTACCATAGGAAGCAACACACAAAATGAATCGTTGATGCTTGCCTTTCCGTTGCGAACAGCTTTTATTTCAGTTCCGTATAATTGAATACCGGCAATGAATTTATCAAGTAATTCATAATCTCTTCTTGCTTTCTTATTCTTTATGTTCAATACATTTGACATAGCGTGCAAATTTATAATTATATTCGTAATCTTCGGAATAAAAAATTTGAAAAGGGAATTTTTAGGTTTAGATAATCAAATTTATATTTTCGTTTTTGCAAACTTCATTAAAATCGTTATCCAATGAAAGAATGTTTGGAATTTTATGAAATGTGCAAGTGGCTGCAATTATGGCATCATTAGGTTTCATATTGTATTTTTGCATATAATCGTATGCAATTTTTACAACTTCATTTCCTATCTGCAGAATAATAAAGCCACTTAAAATATCAATAATTTGCAGGATATCACAATGCAATTTTTTCTTAAGAATATATGCAACTTCACTTACTATTATAGGATTTATACAAATAAAGCAATCTTTTTTGAGTTTCTCCAATAAACTAACAGCATCAGAATTTTCTTTGAAACTTTCTATTATAATATTACTGTCAATAAGATGTTTTTTCATATTAATCTTCTTGCAAATATATATCTTCCTCAGAAATGTCAGATAAATCAATATCTTTCAGAATTCCTTTGTATTTTAAAAGATTTTTAATACCCGGATGTATTTCTTCTTCAACATTATCAGTTTTATTTTCAGGAATATTATATTCTTTAGGTTCAGCTGTATGAACAAAAACATTAATGTTATACTTTGTATTTGCAATTTTCAACATACGAAAAAACAAATCTTGAAATTCCTGTTTCTTCATTTTCTTTGTTTCTGATATTATTTGTTGAATTGTCATCTTATTCAATATTTCAAATTATTTATACAAATATACGATTTTTTTAATTGTAATTGTGGCTTATTATTTAATTTTATGCCATTAATATCAGCAATAATATAGCAATTCAGATTTCTTAAAAATCGCATGATTAATGCGGACTTGAATTTATGAAAGAATCAAAATATGATATATTAACAATTACCGGAGCAACTGCCGGGGGAAAAACTTCTCTGGCAGCACATTTAGCTTATGAAACAGACGGTGAAATTATCAGTGCAGATTCTCGCCAAGTTTACAGAGGAATGGATATCGGAACAGGAAAAGATATTGATGATTATATTGTAAATTCTAAAAAAATACCTTATCATTTGATTGATATTGCAGATGCCGGATATAAATATAATGTCTTTGAGTTTCAAAATGATTTTTTGAAAGTTTATAATGATATAAATGAAAGAGGAAAATTTCCGATTCTTTGCGGCGGAACGGGAATGTATATTGATGCTGTATTAAAAGGATATAAATTAATTAATGTTCCGGTTGATGAAATATTAAAAAAAGAATTAGAATTAAAGTCAGATGAAGAATTAATTAAAATTCTGTCTGCGAACAAAGAACTTCATAACAGAAGTGATACTTCAAACAGAAAGCGTTTGATAAGAGCCGTTGAAATTGCATTGTTTTATGAAGCAAATCCTGATTATGATTATTCTTTTCCTGAAATAAACAGTTTAATAATTCAAGTTGTTTTTGACAGAAACTCAAGACGTAAAAGAATTAGCCAAAGACTAAAGGAACGATTGCAAAACGGTATGATTGAGGAAGTTGAAAGCTTAATAAATAAAGATGTTTCTGTTGAAACTTTAAAGTATTACGGTTTGGAATATAAATTTATTACAGAGCATATTCTCGGAGAGCTTTCTTATGATGAAATGTTTAAGAAGTTAGAAATTGCAATTCATCAGTTTTCAAAAAGGCAAATGACTTGGTTTCGGAAAATGG from Bacteroidales bacterium includes these protein-coding regions:
- the smpB gene encoding SsrA-binding protein SmpB, whose protein sequence is MSNVLNIKNKKARRDYELLDKFIAGIQLYGTEIKAVRNGKASINDSFCVLLPMVNRPNVFELWVKMHISEYSHGTCSNHEPKRNRKLLLNRKEIDKIAKKVIASSLTIVPTRLFINDKGLAKLEFAIARGKKYHDKREDLKQKDDKREMDRLKKMRF
- a CDS encoding PIN domain-containing protein is translated as MKKHLIDSNIIIESFKENSDAVSLLEKLKKDCFICINPIIVSEVAYILKKKLHCDILQIIDILSGFIILQIGNEVVKIAYDYMQKYNMKPNDAIIAATCTFHKIPNILSLDNDFNEVCKNENINLII
- the miaA gene encoding tRNA (adenosine(37)-N6)-dimethylallyltransferase MiaA; amino-acid sequence: MKESKYDILTITGATAGGKTSLAAHLAYETDGEIISADSRQVYRGMDIGTGKDIDDYIVNSKKIPYHLIDIADAGYKYNVFEFQNDFLKVYNDINERGKFPILCGGTGMYIDAVLKGYKLINVPVDEILKKELELKSDEELIKILSANKELHNRSDTSNRKRLIRAVEIALFYEANPDYDYSFPEINSLIIQVVFDRNSRRKRISQRLKERLQNGMIEEVESLINKDVSVETLKYYGLEYKFITEHILGELSYDEMFKKLEIAIHQFSKRQMTWFRKMEKSGFKIHKIDGYLLPNEKIKKIKELLYN